Below is a genomic region from Fulvia fulva chromosome 5, complete sequence.
CTAACCCTCACACTTTGCAAATACCTCGTGTTCCTCAGCACCCACCCACCAACAAGAGCAGCAGTCCCCAGCGCTCCCATCACCATCAAAGCCCTATCACTAACCGCCGTCTCCTCCTTCACGCGTCCAACATGTATCTGCTTCCTCTGCACCTCCTCCTTCCCATCCCCTTCCACAGTATACTCCTCAAACTTCACATCCTCGACCATCTTCTGATACTCCACCACAGTCCGACTCCAATTATTCGTAATAATTCCCTTCTCATTCTTATACCAACTCTGACAATTTGGATCGTTGAACGTGCTATTTTGCAACTCCTTCTGAATCATGGCGTTGTACGCCTCCATCGGCTCATTGCGAGGCGTAATGCTGATGGCTCTACCATTCTTCCTCGCGTCCAGGACTGGCGAGATCAAGCCGTTGATGTAGCGCGACTGTGCTTCGATCATGAGGATAATACTGTTATGGCCGAGGTTCGTATTAGGGCCATAGAGCATGGCGAAGTTGGGCATTTCGGAGACCGTGATGCCGTAGAAGGCTTGCGCGCCGTCTTTCCAGACTTCGCCGATGGGGAGGTTGTTTTTGCCGGTGAGTTTGATGGGGTGCATGAAGTCGACTGTTTTGAAGCCTGTAGCGCAGACGAGGAGGTCGTAGTCTTCTCGTGCTGGGACGGGGTAGCCGTTTGGATCGTGGACTTTGACGGCGTGGCCGTCTATGCTGGAGATGGGCCGTGTTTCAAGGGTCACGTTGTCTTGACCTATGGCTGGGAAGTAGTCGTCGCTGATGATGATGCGTTTGCAACCCAGTTGGTATTTTGGTGTGAGCTTCTCGTGTAGGTCTGGACGGTTGGGGAGTTGTTCTTCGAGCATCTGTTTCGACATCTGTGCGAACAATTTGGAGGTGTCCGAGTTGGCGTCTGCAACAAAACCATGCGTCCACTCTCGAAAGTCCATCAAAGCCGCTCGTTTACGGGCCATGACGCCCGGCACGTACTTGTAGATGTTCCTCCAAGTCGCACTCACTGGAGCGTCCGCACGAGGGACGACCCAATTCGGTGTTCGCTGAAAGACTGTGACATGGTCGGCGACCTTTGCTAGCTCAGGCAGAATCTGAACGGCAGTGCATCCTAGGCTGTTATTAGAACCCCCCTCTCGTGCTGTCCTCGAGCCAACGTACCATTTCCCACCAACGCAATCTTCTTTCCAGTAACATCATAACTCCAGTCCCACCTCGCCGAATGCATCTTCTTTCCCTCGAACTTCTCGATTCCCTCAATCTCTGGCCACTGTGGTACATTGAGTTGCCCAACAGCGCTGACCAAGAAATCTGTCTTGATCTCATACTCTGGGTTGTACTCCGCCTCTTTACTTCCAGACGCAGTCTTGACATTGACTCTCCACTTCTTCTCACTCTCATCCCATGTTGCGTCTTTCACTTCGGTATTGAACCTGAAATGCTGGAGGAGCTTGTACTCTTGTGCTACGCGCTGAAGATATGCGAGGATCTCTTCTTGGCCCGGGTATTCCCTAGTCCAATCCGGATTTTGAGCGAAGGAGTAGCTATAAAGCTGAGACCAGACATCGCAACAGCAGCCGGGGTACTTGTTGTCATTCCTGTAAAGCGGTCAGAGCATTATCCGATGAAATCGCAGACTGTACTGCATACCATGTGCCTCCCAGACCAGCACTTTTCTCCAAGATGATGAAGTTTCGGCATTTATTGCGCTTGAGTAGATCAATAGCAACACACATGCCACTGATTCCACCGCCTATGATCACTACCGCTGCGTTTGCATGGTTCTTGTTGCCGATAGGCACTTCGGGCCACGCGAGGTCTCCGGCCATGGTGACTGCAGTACGACGACGAGAAGCTGTGCGGTGGCTTGTATGGTAGATGTATCGATTGATGAGCTACAGGCTGCAGACAACAGAAAAGCGTTCTTGCGTACAGAGGAGAAGGAAGGAACGAGCTTACTCGATGACCATCTGTCAAGCCTCATCAGAGGAGCTGGAAGCTGTGCATCCTCGGGTGCTCTGCATGGCGACCATGCCGTATCCGCAGTGGTAGTGCTACTATGAGAAGCCAAGCGCCTATGAGGTGTGCCATCGAGAGGGGAGAGATGTGTGAAGTGCggagaaggtggggacaTCACGCTCGGGTGAGGTCAACGGAGTTCCGGGCAGGGCACACTGTACGCTGCATGACTCGTGATGTAGACGCCCTTATTGGCTACCCTTGGCTGTCGATTAATCAGCAGCAGCGCGAACGATAAGGAGCGGTTTTAGGACATTCAGGTCCTCATTGAGAAGATCCTGTATCATTGACAACATGCCCTATGTGTCGGCTCATTGGTGGACTTCCTCCCGGATCGCCACCATTAGCGCTCTTCGTTCATGCGTGCCACAGAGCGTCTTGGACCTCTTACCGCTCCAGAAAAGTGTTGATATCAAGGTATCAAACCCCCTGCTGTCGACGCCACTTCTCCCTCCATCCAGGGAAGGAAGGCGACTCATCCAGAGTATGAGGGTCCCAGTCCTTCTCAATCAATCCCTTCTCGAGCTGCTCCTTCTCATACACCTCAAGAGCCGGGATCGTGACATGATCA
It encodes:
- a CDS encoding FAD-binding monooxygenase ktnD, which translates into the protein MAGDLAWPEVPIGNKNHANAAVVIIGGGISGMCVAIDLLKRNKCRNFIILEKSAGLGGTWNDNKYPGCCCDVWSQLYSYSFAQNPDWTREYPGQEEILAYLQRVAQEYKLLQHFRFNTEVKDATWDESEKKWRVNVKTASGSKEAEYNPEYEIKTDFLVSAVGQLNVPQWPEIEGIEKFEGKKMHSARWDWSYDVTGKKIALVGNGCTAVQILPELAKVADHVTVFQRTPNWVVPRADAPVSATWRNIYKYVPGVMARKRAALMDFREWTHGFVADANSDTSKLFAQMSKQMLEEQLPNRPDLHEKLTPKYQLGCKRIIISDDYFPAIGQDNVTLETRPISSIDGHAVKVHDPNGYPVPAREDYDLLVCATGFKTVDFMHPIKLTGKNNLPIGEVWKDGAQAFYGITVSEMPNFAMLYGPNTNLGHNSIILMIEAQSRYINGLISPVLDARKNGRAISITPRNEPMEAYNAMIQKELQNSTFNDPNCQSWYKNEKGIITNNWSRTVVEYQKMVEDVKFEEYTVEGDGKEEVQRKQIHVGRVKEETAVSDRALMVMGALGTAALVGGWVLRNTRYLQSVRVR